One segment of Bombus pascuorum chromosome 6, iyBomPasc1.1, whole genome shotgun sequence DNA contains the following:
- the LOC132907951 gene encoding uncharacterized protein LOC132907951, producing MHLMKKEGGRRKKKKEKNMDMKDNQEIDVYGAGEGYPSTGAGVGGQAGPTASLASDRGRVGVGHRAPIRVNASGEEMEDVAMEETREGGPPARTKANNIEAAKNRGRSGERKAERAGPVDRRRSNSRGGKPTPTPSLAPLAVPSTPLPTAAEHSGNVFQTFKIPKNVRDKVKAQDGHRSIDGSIESSRMRKESTSDGRSEDEESMASVTARGKKRKITKVTPEVSDRLRNVIQGSSPRDVDAEVRRHQAEVLKVAATSSNLKGTYVKTLKDAVEYTVAAWSHQTTTSRVPDFLEERKKREALEREVESLKRRNEELEQRINRFLKGTAETAAPSPTEAQAPRSSGRAKDDIASEIEMLKKSISSLGPSLLGTLREELREALRGTSLPRQATGGNISGDKERTTMPRTAGPKPPQQPPQSSQPSQQQAGQGQETDGEWRTMVSRKARRKAREQRRKEAGHGAPLPIAPQTNRTRSAVGPAGQPPRTTPAALGGGERRREGNGEKKAGAQPAKRTYATVAGRAGSAVVRPALRPPPTSSAVTLTLREGAPKTYEEILAEARRDKTLQKCGLEYVRTRKAATGAMVINIPDDAGMSKATQLASRLAGVLDPSTVRVSVPVPTAEIKLVGVDISLNEEELLEELSRAADCQPRDVRAWSAGTSRSGMGIFYAKCPVAGARKLAQAGRVTLGWTRAKVIALPRRPLQCFRCLEVGHMAAMCVSPVRRTHLCFRCGEEGHRARNCTAASPRCPICEAKGAPSKHRMGSAACKPPEVGPSGRRRARRTAMAKTAEATATTTSKGVTGAAEQASLSGNPPVGGKDSTIGCNLGRAGRAQDLLYQSIRESRTDVAVVAEPYNIPASPQWAGDLSGWVAITWPCTSGVSGRIAERGNGFVAVEWTDLVVVGVYISPNCDIRAFEDLLDEMGECVRRLLPRQVLVLGDFNAHSTTWGNDRTTTRGRELADWAAGLGLVLVNRGSESTYVGRRGASVIDLTWATQRLHPRIRNWRVAVEMETLADHLYVLMDIEPAKRSTSGDNNNNVEGRTSSRPGLPPPRRWKLKERDGDMLRATATVAAWCWDAKRNKNRGNVDGEAQELGEWMRRACDASMPRTSAGSRRDNSSVYWWSREIADLRDDCHRARRLLARARRRGRNRNEEEILERYRAHREARMALQRAIKEAKEASWKRLLESVESDPWGRPYKTVLKKLRPAAPPITENMDRELLARVIDTLFPRPEEEGGEEEEDSPRRREDTEQAPPEERGCTRSGGGGPATDQPGAHITREELEAATKKMAAKDVAPGPDGIPGRVWAETMDIMAPRLLHLYNRCLREGAYPRAWKVARLVLLRKEGRPPESPSAYRPICLLDEVGKLFERVIASRLGAHMESRVPGWHDNQFGFRRGRSTIDAIHRLREGVERVVAREGIAIAVSLDITNAFNSIPWSKIREALRFFEVPGYLRRIIGAYLRERWITYRSTEGEERRAVERGVPQGSVLGPMLWITAYDYVLRTPMPGSTGLICYADDTLVVAGGRWWYETAEAATEATRRAARAIGELGLKVAPAKTEALGFYDRRRRGPPPDGLTIDVDGVGVRVGSQLRYLGLIIDDQWSFEPHFESLAPKVAAAANALCGILPNIGGAGRAVRRLYDGVVRVRAMYGAPIWARDLAASRRSQALLRAVQRTTALRIARGYRTVSHASATVLAASPPYALQALALQKVYGATRVRDGDRDEDPLQVRKEIEEETWERWWLLLEKEARKTSHRAVDAVLPVWDRWKEARGVPLTYRLTQVLTGHGVFGEFLKKIRKEVTNICHHCGEAEDNAQHTLQHCPAWAMQRHTLTVKIGDDLSPRRIVEALLRSRSDYEAVRDFCEQIMLAKERAERLRVRAEHPARIRRDRSGRNGGRPPSPSTDQETRRGI from the exons ATGCACCTGATgaagaaggaaggaggaaggaggaagaagaagaaagaaaaaaatatggatATGAAGGATAACCAAGAAATCgacgtttacggtgcaggggagggataccccagtaccggcgcaggaGTGGGTGGTCAAGCGGGCCCCACTGCGTCGTTAGCTAGCGACCGTGGCCGTGTGGGGGTGGGCCACCGGGCCCCCATACGCGTAAACGCGTCCggtgaagaaatggaagacgTCGCGATGGAGGAGACCCGCGAGGGTGGGCCTCCCGCAAGGACAAAAGCGAACAACATCGAAGCGGCAAAGAACCGCGGAAGAAGCGGGGAGAGAAAAGCGGAGAGGGCGGGACCCGTGGACAGGAGAAGAAGCAACAGCCGGGGAGGGAAACCGACACCGACGCCGTCGCTCGCCCCGCTCGCGGTCCCGTCAACCCCGCTTCCAACCGCAGCGGAGCACAGCGGCAACGTGTTCCAAACGTTCAAAATCCCCAAGAACGTCAGGGACAAAGTGAAAGCGCAAGATGGGCACAGGTCCATAGACGGCTCGATAGAGTCGTCTCGGATGAGAAAGGAGTCGACCTCGGATGGCAGATCGGAGGACGAGGAGTCAATGGCCTCGGTCACCGCGAGGGGcaagaagaggaaaataacgaaagtGACTCCAGAGGTGTCGGACCGATTGAGGAACGTTATCCAAGGGTCCTCACCGAGAGACGTGGACGCCGAAGTACGGCGACATCAGGCCGAGGTCCTGAAGGTGGCGGCGACGTCCTCCAACCTCAAGGGGACGTACGTCAAAACCCTCAAGGACGCGGTCGAGTACACCGTCGCGGCATGGTCCCACCAAACAACCACCTCCCGGGTGCCAGACTTcctggaagaaaggaagaagagggaggCGCTGGAAAGAGAGGTGGAAAGCCTGAAGAGGAGGAACGAGGAGTTGGAACAAAGGATAAATAGGTTCCTGAAAGGCACGGCCGAGACAGCGGCGCCGTCCCCGACGGAGGCGCAGGCTCCCCGGAGCAGCGGGAGGGCCAAGGACGACATCGCATCGGAAATAGAGATGCTAAAGAAGTCGATAAGCAGCCTCGGCCCATCCCTGTTGGGGACCCTGAGGGAAGAGCTCAGGGAAGCCCTCAGGGGAACGAGCCTGCCGAGACAAGCGACAGGAGGGAACATCAGCGGCGACAAAGAGCGGACGACGATGCCGCGGACGGCGGGCCCGAAGCCTCCCCAACAACCCCCGCAATCCTCCCAACCCTCTCAACAGCAAGCGGGACAGGGACAGGAGACGGACGGGGAATGGAGGACCATGGTCTCGCGGAAGGCGAGACGGAAGGCCAGGGAacagaggaggaaagaagcgGGCCACGGCGCCCCCCTCCCCATAGCGCCACAAACAAACAGGACGAGATCGGCGGTGGGACCAGCCGGGCAACCGCCAAGGACGACCCCGGCCGCATTAGGTGGAGGGGAAAGGAGGAGAGAAGGAAACGGAGAGAAGAAGGCAGGAGCCCAACCGGCGAAACGGACGTACGCGACGGTGGCGGGCAGGGCGGGATCGGCGGTCGTGCGGCCAGCACTCCGACCCCCCCCAACGTCATCGGCGGTAACGCTCACGCTGAGGGAAGGGGCTCCGAAGACGTACGAGGAGATCCTGGCGGAGGCGAGACGGGACAAGACCCTCCAGAAATGCGGACTGGAGTACGTCCGAACGAGAAAGGCGGCGACCGGGGCCATGGTGATCAATATCCCGGACGACGCCGGCATGAGCAAGGCCACGCAGTTGGCGTCGCGATTAGCCGGGGTATTGGACCCCTCCACCGTCAGAGTATCAGTCCCGGTACCGACGGCCGAGATCAAATTGGTGGGGGTCGACATCTCCCTGAACGAGGAGGAACTGCTGGAGGAGCTGTCCAGGGCGGCGGACTGCCAGCCCCGCGACGTCAGAGCATGGAGCGCGGGAACATCTAGAAGCGGCATGGGGATATTCTACGCCAAGTGCCCCGTGGCCGGAGCCCGTAAACTGGCTCAAGCGGGGAGGGTCACACTGGGGTGGACCAGGGCAAAGGTGATCGCACTCCCCAGGAGACCGCTCCAGTGTTTCCGATGCCTGGAGGTGGGCCACATGGCGGCGATGTGCGTCTCCCCGGTGAGAAGAACCCACCTGTGTTTCCGGTGCGGAGAAGAGGGGCACAGGGCGAGGAACTGCACGGCCGCATCGCCGAGGTGCCCCATCTGCGAGGCAAAAGGAGCCCCGTCAAAACACAGGATGGGAAGCGCGGCGTGCAAACCACCGGAGGTAGGACCATCCGGAAGGAGAAGGGCGCGGAGAACGGCGATGGCCAAGACAGCAGAGGCCACGGCGACAACCACGAGCAAGGGCGTCACCGGAGCCGCGGAGCAGGCCAGCCTGTCGGGCAACCCACCAGTCGGAGGGAAGGATAGCACCATCGGA TGTAACTTGGGCAGAGCCGGAAGGGCTCAGGACCTGCTCTACCAGTCCATCCGGGAGAGCAGGACCGAcgtggcggtggtggcggaGCCGTACAACATCCCCGCATCCCCCCAATGGGCGGGAGATCTAAGCGGATGGGTCGCCATCACTTGGCCGTGTACCTCGGGAGTCTCCGGGCGAATCGCGGAAAGAGGCAACGGGTTCGTGGCGGTCGAATGGACGGACCTCGTGGTGGTGGGGGTATACATCTCTCCCAACTGCGACATCCGGGCGTTCGAGGACCTACTGGACGAGATGGGAGAGTGCGTAAGGAGGCTTCTCCCCCGACAGGTGCTCGTACTGGGGGACTTCAACGCCCACTCCACGACGTGGGGCAACGACAGAACCACCACGAGAGGCAGAGAACTGGCGGACTGGGCCGCGGGTCTCGGTCTCGTGCTGGTCAACAGAGGCTCGGAGTCCACATACGTGGGGCGGAGAGGAGCGTCGGTCATAGATCTGACATGGGCGACGCAGAGGCTCCACCCCAGAATAAGGAACTGGCGGGTGGCCGTAGAGATGGAAACGCTAGCGGACCACCTCTACGTGCTAATGGACATCGAACCCGCCAAGAGAAGCACGAGCGgcgacaacaacaacaacgtcGAGGGAAGGACATCGAGCCGCCCGGGGCTGCCCCCTCCTCGCCGATGGAAACTGAAGGAGAGGGACGGGGACATGCTTCGGGCAACGGCCACCGTAGCGGCTTGGTGCTGGGACGCGAAGAGGAACAAGAACCGAGGCAACGTGGACGGGGAGGCGCAGGAATTGGGAGAATGGATGAGGAGAGCCTGCGACGCCTCCATGCCGCGAACCAGCGCCGGGTCTAGGCGCGACAACAGCAGCGTCTACTGGTGGTCGCGGGAGATCGCGGACCTGCGAGACGACTGCCACAGAGCCCGCAGGCTGCTCGCCAGGGCGAGAAGAAGAGGGCGGAACCGCAACGAAGAGGAGATCCTCGAGAGGTACAGGGCCCACAGAGAAGCCAGAATGGCCCTGCAAAGGGCCATAAAGGAAGCGAAAGAGGCGTCGTGGAAACGGCTGTTGGAATCCGTGGAATCCGATCCATGGGGAAGACCGTACAAGACGGTGCTGAAGAAACTCAGGCCGGCGGCTCCCCCGATAACCGAGAACATGGATCGGGAACTACTAGCACGGGTGATCGACACGCTGTTCCCACGaccggaagaagaaggaggcgaagaggaggaagactcCCCGAGGCGCCGCGAGGATACGGAACAGGCCCCTCCAGAGGAGAGGGGATGCACTCGGAGCGGCGGCGGCGGACCGGCGACGGATCAACCCGGAGCGCACATAACGAGGGAGGAACTGGAAGCAGCCACCAAGAAGATGGCTGCCAAGGACGTGGCGCCGGGGCCGGACGGAATCCCCGGGCGGGTGTGGGCGGAGACCATGGACATCATGGCCCCCCGCCTGCTGCATCTGTACAACAGGTGCCTGAGGGAAGGCGCATACCCCCGGGCGTGGAAGGTGGCGAGGCTGGTGCTGCTGAGGAAGGAGGGTCGACCGCCGGAGTCCCCATCGGCGTACAGGCCGATATGCCTCCTGGACGAGGTGGGCAAGCTCTTCGAGAGAGTAATCGCCTCCCGTCTGGGGGCGCACATGGAGTCCAGGGTACCAGGCTGGCACGACAACCAGTTCGGGTTCCGTCGCGGGAGGTCCACCATCGACGCGATCCACAGACTGAGAGAGGGGGTGGAGAGAGTGGTGGCTCGAGAAGGGATCGCGATAGCGGTCTCCCTGGACATCACCAACGCCTTCAACTCGATCCCGTGGAGCAAGATCAGAGAGGCCCTGCGATTCTTCGAAGTTCCGGGGTACCTCCGGAGGATAATCGGGGCATACCTCCGGGAGAGGTGGATAACGTACAGATCCACGGagggagaggagagaagagcgGTGGAGCGCGGAGTGCCGCAGGGCTCGGTCCTGGGACCGATGCTGTGGATAACCGCCTACGACTACGTGCTCCGCACCCCGATGCCCGGAAGCACGGGACTGATCTGCTACGCGGACGACACCCTGGTCGTGGCAGGAGGGCGCTGGTGGTACGAGACGGCGGAGGCTGCCACGGAGGCCACCCGGCGAGCGGCGAGGGCCATCGGAGAACTGGGGCTGAAGGTCGCTCCGGCCAAGACGGAGGCGCTCGGGTTCTACGACAGAAGACGCAGAGGACCGCCCCCGGATGGACTGACGATCGACGTGGACGGGGTAGGGGTCCGGGTGGGGAGCCAACTGAGGTACCTTGGCCTCATCATCGACGACCAATGGTCGTTCGAGCCCCACTTCGAGAGCCTCGCCCCGAAGGTGGCGGCAGCGGCCAACGCCCTGTGCGGCATCCTCCCGAACATCGGAGGCGCCGGGAGAGCGGTGCGCAGGCTGTACGACGGGGTGGTCAGAGTCCGAGCGATGTACGGTGCGCCCATCTGGGCGAGGGATCTGGCCGCGAGCAGGCGAAGTCAGGCACTCCTGCGGGCGGTTCAACGCACCACCGCTCTGAGGATAGCGAGAGGGTACAGGACGGTGTCGCACGCGTCCGCGACCGTCCTGGCGGCATCCCCTCCATACGCGTTGCAAGCCCTGGCCCTTCAAAAGGTGTACGGAGCCACGAGAGTCAGGGACGGGGATCGAGACGAAGACCCTCTGCAGGTGAGGAAGGAGATAGAAGAGGAGACATGGGAGAGATGGTGGCTCCTACTGGAGAAGGAGGCGAGGAAGACGTCCCACCGCGCGGTAGACGCGGTCCTGCCCGTCTGGGACAGGTGGAAGGAAGCGCGGGGCGTTCCGCTGACCTACAGGCTGACCCAGGTGCTCACCGGGCACGGAGTGTTCGGTGAGTTCCTGAAGAAGATTCGGAAGGAGGTGACCAACATCTGTCACCACTGCGGGGAGGCGGAGGACAACGCCCAGCACACTCTGCAGCACTGCCCCGCGTGGGCCATGCAGAGACACACCCTGACGGTGAAGATCGGGGACGACCTGTCCCCGAGGAGGATCGTGGAGGCGCTGCTACGTAGCCGGTCGGACTACGAGGCAGTGAGGGACTTTTGCGAGCAAATCATGCTCGCGAAGGAGCGGGCGGAGCGGCTCAGGGTCCGAGCCGAGCACCCGGCAAGGATACGACGCGATAGAAGTGGGCGCAACGGGGGGAGGCCGCCATCTCCCTCAACGGATCAGGAAACAAGAAGAGGAATATGA